Genomic segment of Myxococcus stipitatus:
GTCGCGCGCGTCTGGCTCTCGTCGGCCACCACGCCCACCACCCAGCGCTTCATGCACCCGCTGAACTCCTCCTTCAGCGCCTCCGCCGTCACCGCCTGGAGGTACGCCGGCCGCTGGGCCAGCGACTCCGGGGGGAAGCCTCGCACGCGGGCCTCCAGGAGCTCCTCCACCCAGGCCTCCGAGGAGATGAGCGACACGGCCTGCCGCGCGAGCAGCCTCGCCCGGGCCCGCTCCACCTCCGCCGGCTCCAGCTTCTGGGCCAGGGTGGTGAACGCGGTCTGGATGCCGCGGGTGGTCTCCGCCAGGCGCTGCGAGTCCACCATGCCCTCCACGATGAGGTGGGCCGCGCCACCCCGGCCCAGCCAGGAGCGGGCACTGAAGCCATACGACGCGCCCTGCTTCGAGCGCACCTGGTCGAACGTCCGCGTCGACAGCAGCTCCGCCATCAGCGCGTACCGCGCCTCCAGCTCCGGCGTGGCCGTGGGCAGGCGGCACGCCACCTGGAGGTGGCCCTGGCTCGCGCCGGGGCGGGAGACGGACACCGTCGTGGCGCGCGAGGACAGCGCGGGCAGCGGCGGAGCGGGGGGCGGCGTCAGCGCCGCCACCGGGCCGTCCTTCCACCCGCCCAGGTACTCACGCACCAGCGGCTCCACCGTCTGCGGGTCGAACTCGCCGGAGATGACCACCACGGTGTTGGCCGGGCGGTACACCTCGTCAATCCAGTCCTCCATGTCCCCCTGCGTCACCTTCTCCATCTGCTCGCCCGTCGGAACGTACCCGTAGACATGGCTCCCGTAGAGGGCCCGCATCAGCTCGCGCTCCGCGCGCATCTCCGGGTGCTGGTCCAGCACCTTGCGCCACGGCACCACCTGCTCCTGCAGGTACATCACCACCCGCTCCACGGTGCCCGTGGTGGAGAGCTGCTCGGCCAGGAGCGCCAGCATGTTGCCGACGTTGCCGGACGTCCCGGCCACCTCGAAGCGCTGGTGGTCCTTCCTCATGCCGCTCGAGACGTGCAGCCCCCAGTGGTTCCCGTGCCCGGCGAACCAGGACTGACGGAAGGCGCCGAAGCGGACCATCTCCGACACCCCGGGCTTCACGCCAAACGTCGCGCCACCGCCCAGCACCGCGCCCACGCGCACCACCGGCAGGCCCGGCCTGGGCACCAGCAGCACCTCCATCCCGTTGTCCAGCTTCAGCACGCGCACCGGCGAGGACGTCGCCGCCAGCATCGACGGGGTGACGCGCCCGCTGGGCTTCTCGGTCAGCACCTCGTCGGCCAGGGCGACGGGGGCCGCCACCGCCGCGCCGTCGTTGCTTCCGGGCCGCACCAGGATGACGCGCGCGCGCTCGCGCTGGAGCCACTTGTAGGCGAAGTCCGTCACCTTGCCGCCGTCGATGGTCATCAGCGCCTTCTGCGAGCGCGTGTACCCCCGCACGTCCATCATGAAGTGCGTCAGCTCCGCGCGGCGGGTGGTGCGCGCCAGCAAGCCCTCGGCCTCCAGCACCATGCCCGTCACGACGTTGCGACGCATGGCCTGGAAGTCGAACTCGCGCCCCAGCACATCGCCCGGGTGGATGACCTGCGCCCAGGTCTCGAAGATGCGGTCCAGCACCTTCTGCGCGGACTTCTCCGGGTGGTTGCCCTGCGTCAGCGCCACGCGGACCACCAGCATGGACGCCCGGGTTCCCGGCACCACCAGGGTGGTGGCGCCCGCGATGTCGGTGTCCTCGAACATCGCGCCGCTCAGGCTCCGGTCCAGGTTCACCTGCACGAAGTCATGGATGGCGCTGGCCTCGTCGAAGGAGCGGGGCAGCACCCAGGTGAGGAAGAGCTCGGGAGAGGCCACGGCGGCCTCGTGCTCCACGAGCTTCTTGGAGGCGGGCCCCGGCGAGGGCTCCGGCAGGTTCGGCATGCGCGGCTCCAACGCCAGCGGCGCGCCCGTGCCCACCCACTCGGGAGGCAGGTTGTCCAGCAACACCCCCTCCACCGCGGCCAGGTCCACGTCCCCGGCGATGACCAGGGTGATGTTGTCCGGCCGGTAGTGGTGGCGCGCGAAGCGCTGGGCATCCACCAGGGACATGGCCGTCAGCGATTCATGCGTGCCGACGACGGGCCGGGCATACGGGTGGTCCGGGGGGAACGAGGCCGCGTTCAGCCAACTGAAGACCCGTCCCACGAGCCCCATCTCGTTGCGCTGGCATCGGTTCCCTCGGACCGCCTCGCGCTCCGCCGCGAAGACCTCCGGGGTGACGCCCGCGAGCGGAGAAGACAGGCGCTGGCCCTCCATCTTCACCAGCGCCGACAGGGACTCCTTGGGCCCCACCGTCTGGTAGACGGTGTGGTCCAGGCCGGTGAACGCGTTGACGTACCCGGCCCCCGTGTCCTCCATGCGCGTCCACACCGAAGCACTCCCCGCATGGCGCGAGCGGAACACCAGGTGCTCGACCACGTGCGCCAGGCCCTCCTTGCCCACCGGGTCCCCAGTGCCGCCCGTGCCCACCACCGCGACCATCGCCACCATCGGCGCGCGTGCGTCCTGCTCAACCACCACGCGCAGCCCCGAGGGCATGCGGAAGTCCCGCAAGGGGAAGGCCACATCGCGCATCACCACCTGTCCGCGCGACGGCAAGGTGGAGCACGCCCCCAGGAGGGAAGCGAGGACAACGACGGCGGCCGTCAGCCTCCCGAACCGCGAAGGACGCCTGGATTGAAGCGGTGAGGGCATAGAGATGGAGGTGGGGGGTGTGCGACAAAGACTGTCGCGAGTATTCCCTGAACCCAGTGTCGACATAGACCAGGTGCGCTTGCGAGCGCCATCTCCGGGCGCGCGCTGCTCGGCCCCTGCGCCCAGACACTCCACCACGCACGATGAGCCAGGAATCAGGGAACGGGCGCCACGGGCCGCGGAGCCGGCTCCGGCGGACGCGGCGTCCGCGCGGGCGGGTCCTTCAACACAGCGCCCGTCAGGTCCTCGCTCGCGGAGACGATGTCATAGCCCTCCGCCACCATCGCGCTCAGGTCGAAGGGCACGCGGCGGCGCGTCTCCAGCGCCTGTGCTCGCGACTCCAGCACCTCACGCGATTGCAGCTCCGGGTATGCCACGCCCACGAAGATGCGATTGCCGCTGCCCGGCACCGCGAAGGTGTAGAGCTGCTGGAAGCCCTCGCGCCATGTGCGGAGCATGGAGGAGAACAAGGGATTGGGCGGGTCCTCCCAGACGTTGCCCACCACCGCGCCCTTCTCCGTCAGCCGAGCCCGCACCGACGTGAGGAACTCCACCGTGCCCAGGTGCTCGGGGATGCTGTCGGGGCCATACGCGTCCAGGAAGACGAGGTCATACGCGGGACGCTCCGCCTCGATGAAGGCCCGGCCATCCGCGACGTGGGCCTTCAGGCGCGAGTCCTCGCGGAAGCCGAAGTAGCGCTGGGCCACCGACACGACGTCCGGGTCGATGTCCACCACGTCGATGTGTGCTCGCGGCAACACCGCGCGCAGGAACATGGGCATTGCGCCCCCGCCCAGCCCCACCACCAGGATGCGATGGGGCTTGGGGACGAAGGACAGCCCCACCATGGACATGCGCGTGTAGGGCAGCTCCAGCCTCAGCGGCTGCCCCGGCCACACCACGCTCTGGAGCGCGCCGGAGGTATCGAACTGGAGATAGCGCCGGCCCCGCGAGTCCTCCGTCACGGCGATGAGGGTGTACGGGGATTGCTTCTCGTACAGGGACTTGCGGGGACCCGACGCGCCGCAAGACAGGAAGGCCGACACGAGCAGCGCCAGCCAGGGGATGAAGCGCACCATGGCCGCTCCTTCGTTTCGTCATTCAAAGTAGCACTTCCGCCAGGAAAACCAACGGGTTGACGTGTCAGGGCCCACGGTTCACCTTGCCGCGCATGACTCGTCCGCCGGAAGCCCTCTCCGAAGCCGCCCTGGCCGTCATCGCCGAGGAGGAAGCGCTGCTCACGCGCGTCCAGACGACGCTGGAGGCCGCCAGGCACAAGGCCGGGCGCGACCAGGAGAACCGGGGGCTCGTCGCCCAGCTCCAGGTCCTGCGCGACGACGCGGCGAGCGCCGCCGTGGCCGACCTCCCCCACCTCTTCTTCCAGATGGACCAGACGCGCGCCCTGCTGGACCGCCAGGAGACCTCGCAGCTCCCGGACTCCCAGGCCCCCTACTTCGCGCACCTGCGCCTCCAGGGCGAGGCCGGCCCCCGCGACTACCTGCTCGGCCGCGCCACCTTCGCGGACCTCAGCGCCGGCGTGCGTGTCATCGACTGGCGCTATGCCCCCATCGCCCGCGTCTTCTACTCCTACGAGGAAGGCGACGCGTACGAGGAGCAGTTCGGCGAGCGGCTCGCCGAGGGCACCGTCGAGGTGCGCAGGCTGGTGGTCATCGAGCGCGGCGTGCTGACGCGCATCATCTCCGGCGCCCTGGTGCTGGAGCGCGACGCGCGCGGCACGTGGCACGAGGTGGGCCGGGAGCAGAGCGCCCTCCAGGCGGGAGGCGCGGGGAGCGCGGCGCGGCCGGGCAAGCTCGGCACCGGCAAGGGCGCCCGGCGCATGGAGGACGCGTTCGGTGTCACCGCCCTCCTGGACGCCGAGCAGTACGAAGCGGTGAGCGTGGACCCGACGCAGCCCCTGCTCGTGCTCGGCAGCGCGGGCAGCGGGAAGACGACGGTGGCCCTGCACCGGCTGGCGAAGATTGCCTTCGACAACCTGGAGCAATTTCCCCAGTCCCGCATGAAGCTCATCGTCCCCGAGCCGGGCCTTGCCCGCTTGTCCCGGCGGCTGCTGGCGCCGCTGGGCCTGGGGCGCGTGTCGGTGGAGACGCTGGACGGGTGGCTGTTGTCCACGGCGCGCGCGGCGTTCGACCTGCCCGGCATCAAGCTCAGCCCCGAGACGCCGCCGCTCGTCTCCCGCTTCAAGCGCCACCCGGCGCTGCGGCGGGCGCTGCTCGGACGCATCGGCGCGCCCAAGACGCCCCAAGGCACCACGCTGGAGCGCGTGCACCGGCGGCTGGCGGATGCCTACCTGGACCGGAGCTTCCTCGAGGCCGTGGTGAAGGACGCCCGGGGCGAGCTGCCGAGCACCGCCATCGACGAGACGCTGCAGCACACGCGGCTGCAGCGCTCCACGCCGCTGGACAAGGAGCTCAAGGACATCACCGACCCGGAGCGGCTCATCACCGTGGACGGCAAGGGCATCGAGGACGACACGCCCTACGCACTGGCCGGCACCGTGGACCTGGAGGACCTGCCCATCCTCATGTTCCTCAAGGCGCAGCACGGCTCGCTCGGACTGGAGCGGCTGGCCCACGTCGTCCTCGACGAGGCGGAGGACTTCTCCCTCTTCGAGCTGTTCGTCGTGCGGAGGCTGCTCGGCAAGGGCAGGAGCTGCACGCTCGCGGGGGATGAGATGCAGCAGACGGAGGCGGGCTTCGCCGGCTGGCCGGAGGCCCTGGACGAGCTGGGCATCCGGGATGCAGCCACCTGCCGGTTGCAGGTGTCATACCGTTGCCCCGCGCCCGTGGTGGAGCTGGCGCGGCGGGTGCTCGGCACCCAGGCCCCCGCCGAGTCCGCCCAGGCACTCCGCGCGGGAGCGCCCGTCGGCTTCCACCACTTCCCGGTGGAGGCCCAGGCCCAGCTCTTCGTGGGCGAGGCGCTCCGGGACCTCGTCGCGCGCGAGCCGCACGCCTCCGTCGGCGTCATCGCCAGCAGCCCCGAGTCCGCCGACGCCGTCTACCGCGTCGTCGCGGACCAGTCCTGGGCTCGCCGGGTGAAGGACGGCGAGTTCTCCTTCGAGCCCGGCGTGGACGTCACGGACGTGGGCAGCGTGAAGGGCCTGGAGTTCGACTACGTCATCCTCCCGGACGTCACCGCGCGCGCCTGGCCGGTGGATGACGAGTCGCGCCGCCGGCTGCACGTGGCCATCACCCGCACGTCCCATCAGCTCTGGGTGGTGTCCTCCGGCGTGCGCTCGCGCCTCATCTCGCCGGAGGCAGGCGAGGCAGCTCCACGGTGAAGGTGGAGCCCTGGCCGGGCGCGCTGCGCACGTGGATGCGCCCGTCCATCGCGTCCACGATCTGCCGCACAATCCAAAGCCCCAGGCCCAGGCCGCCGTAGTGCCGCTCGCTGGCCAGCCGCTCGAAGCGCTGGAACAGGCGCGGCTGCGCCTCCTGGGCGATGCCCATGCCGCCGTCCGCCACCGACAGCCACGCCCGCTCGGAGTCGGCGCCCACGCGCACGTCGATGGGGTGGCCTCGGCCGTACTTGATGGCGTTGGAGAGCAGGTTCTGGAACACCTGCTCGACGCGCAGCTTGTCCCAGTGGCCCGTCGCCGTCTCGGACGCCTCCAGCCGCAGCGCGCACCCCGCCCGCGACAGCTCCTCCGCGTAGCGCGGCAACAGCTCCCGCGTGAGCGCCGCCAGGTCCATGTCCTCGCGCTCCAGCCGCAGCTTGCCCGCGGTGATGCGCGACACGTCCAGGAGCTCCCGCACCAGGCTGGAGAGCCTCGACAGCTGGCGCTGCACCGCCACCACCTTGTTCGAGACGGACTCGGGCGCCTTGTCGGCGGTGGCCTCCAGCTGGCGGCGCAGCGCCTGGACGTTGAGCGTCAGCGAGGTGAGCGGCGTGTTCAGCTCATGCGAGGCCACCGACAGGAACGAGTCCCGCGCGCGCACCGCCTCCTGCGCCTCCGTGTAGAGCCGCCCGTTGTCCAGCGACGTGGCCGCGCGCCGGGCCAGGTCCTCCGCCAGCCGCACGTCCGCGTGGGTGTAGCGCCTGCCGCCCTCCGTGTTGACCAGCGACAGCGCCCCGAGCACCCGCCCCCGGCTCATCAAGGGGACGATGATGTACGCCGTCACGCCCAGCTCCATCATGGCCTGGCGGCGCACCTCCTCCATGCGCGCCTGCCCGCCCGCGGCATCCTGGCGCAGCTCCGGGACGAACTCCGTGGTGCCCGTGCGCAGCACCTTCCCCACCCCGTGCGTCGCGTCCAGCCGGATGGGATAGCGCTCGTGGTACGCGCGGGCGCGCTCCACCAGCTCCGTGCGCACGTGGGTGATGGCCACGCGCCGCACCCGCCCGTCGGGCATGGGGACATCCACGATGCACCCGTCCGCCAGCGGCGGCACGGCGAGGAAGGTGAGGCGCTGGAGGATTTCGTCGTGCTCCAGCGAGGAGGCCAGCACCTCGCTGGCCTGCGCCAGGAAGGCCGCGTGGCGCTGCGCGCGGCGCGTCTCGTCGTAGAGGCCGCGGAGGATGGCCTCCTGCTTCTTCTCCGCCGTGTTCTCCGACGCGAAGACGTAGACGCGGCCATGGCCCCGGAAGAGGCGCAGCACGAACCAGCGCTCGCGCGCCATGAAGTGCCACTCGAACTCCTCCGGCTCGCCCGTGGCCGCCACGCGCTGGAAGCGCTCCTGGAGCTCCTGCCGCAGGACGTCCGGGTACAGCTCCCACAACACCCCGCCCACGAGCTCCGTCCCCAGGCTGCCGAAGACGCGCTCCATGGCGGGATTCACGTAGTGACACACGCCCTGCGCCGTGCAGATGGCCACGCTCTCCGGGAGCTGGTCCCACAACACGGTGTCGAGTCCCTCCACGTCCACGTTGGACGCGGCGACATTCGAGACCCCCGGCGTTGACGTCACCAACTCCGGTTTGGTGCTTCCCTCATCCCAGCCCACCTGCACCTCCGACGCATCTGCTCGTCAGCCAACACTCGCCTGTGGTCTCCACCGAATCCTTCAAGGCCCCTGCGCCGGGGCCGCCGGCAACGGCAGCCGGACCAGGAAGCTGGCGCCCTGGCCCGGGGCACTCATCACGCTCAAGGTGCCGCCATGCAGCTCCACCAACTGTCTTGAAATCCACAACCCCAGCCCGAAGCCGGGCCGCTTCGAGTCCAGCCGGGAGAAGCGCTGGAACAGCCGCTCCTGGTCCTGCTCGGAGATGCCGGGCCCCTGGTCCTGGACCCGGAGCAGCGCGTGGGAGTCCTCGCACGTCAGCGCCACCTCGACGGGCGTCCCGGCCGCGTGCCGCAAGGCATTGGTCAGCAGGTTGGTGAAGACCTGCTCCACGCGGGTGCGGTCCCACGCGCCCACGATTCCGGGAGGTGCCCGCAGGCACAAGTCGCACCCGGCCCGCCGGATGTCGTCCTCCATCCGCTCCGCGGTGCTCCGCACGAGCAGCCCCAGGTCCACCTCCTCCAGGTCCAGCACCGGGCGCTGGGTGGACAGGAGCGACACGTCCAGCAGCGTGGCGATGAGCCTGTCCAGCCGCCGGCACTGGTCCTGGACCCGGGCCAGGCGCTTGGGCACGTCCGAGGGCGCCACCGCGCCCAGCTCCGCGGAGCGCACCAGCCCGTCCACGTACAGCCGCAGCGAGGTCAGCGGCGTGCGCAGCTCGTGGGACGCCACGGACAGGAACTCGTCGCGAACCCGCAGCGCCGCCTCCAGCGCCGCCGTCCGCTCCGCCACACGCTGCTCCAGCTCCCCCGCGGCTCGATGCGACGCGTCCGGAGCGCCCCCCTCGTGGTCACCCGCGCCGGGTGTCCCCCTCCGACTCGTCTCCACCACCATGACCCCCTGTCCTAGCGGAGCAGGGCATCCACTCCAATCCAGCCCCCCGCCGGTGCACCTCTGGATTTTTCACTACTCAACACCCGCGCTCAGGGTTGTCGGGCCTGCCCCTGTCGCCACGCCTGGCGCTGCTGCTCCCGGGTGCGCCGATGTGCCTGGGCATCCGCCTCCTGGCGCGGGTACTCCGACAGCCGGGTGCGGTGCATGTTGATGCTCAGCTCGTACAATCCCTTGTCACGCTCGGGGAGGGTGTCCCCGTGCTCCGCCAGCACCGTCGTCGCGAACTGCAACATGTCCTCTGACACCTTGCGTCGTCGCTCGTAATACTGGCGCACCTCCTCCTCCGTCGCCTCCCCTGACTGGACCCGACCGAAGACGTCGCTCCAGCGCTTCGTCTCCTCCTCGCGCTGCTTGAGGACCTCCGGGTCCGTGGAGGGCGCCCCCAGCTTCCAGTAGAGGTTGTCCGGCAGCCGGGCCTGGAGCGCGGCCAGATCCAACGGATAGGGTTTGGGCGAGGTGTCCGCCTCCGGCTCGGGCGGCTTGAACACCTCCGGCGGGGCGCTGCTTGTCATTCCTGGCGCCGGCGAAGGGGGCGCCACCGCGGGCGTGGGAGGGCTTTGATGCACCGCGGCGGGCGGCGGTGTCTGGGTTTCGGGCACCGGGGCCGCGGGCGGCGCTTCCCTCAGGGAGAACACCAGCGCGGCCACCAAGGCGGCGCCCGCGAGCCCCGCCACCCAGACCCGGCTCTTCATCCCAACGTGCTCGGCCATGACGCCCGAATACCGCGCGCCTCGCGCGCCTGGCAACCCACCCCAGACATGGCGCAATGCATCACAAACGAGATGACAGCCGTCACATGAAACAACACGTTCAGGACTGACTCCCGTGTCAACGTGAGATATAAAGCTGCATTCCCCCCAAACCCGGAGGAGCCTGCATGAAGCGCGTACTCGTGGCGTGCACTGCTGTCGCCGCGCTGATGGTGCCCAGCGCCGCACGCTCGGAAGTCGTGATGTCGTCCATCGTCGATGTGCTGGTGGATGGTGGCAACAACTACCCCTGGCAGAAGGTGGAGCTGCCTGGGACCAAGTGTGGCAATGGTTCCCAGTTCAAGTTCTTCGTCCACAAGACGAACTCGCCCAACGTGCTGATGCTGCTGGAAGGTGGCGGCGCGTGCTGGGACTACGACACCTGTAGCGGCCGCGCGGGCGTGTTGGGCGCGGCGAACCCGAACGGCATCTCCGACGACTACATCACCCAGTTCACCGCGAAGTATGTCTCGCCGTTGGTCAACGGCGCGGACCCGGGCCTGCCGGGCCGCAGCAAGACGGACCTGGTGACCAAGGGCTGGAACATCGTCTACGTGCCGTACTGCACCGGCGACGTGCACGTGGGCAACAACGTGAAGACGTACGTGGACAGCACGGGGCAGAACCCGCCGCTGACCTGGCACCACAGCGGCTACACCAACACGCTGGCGGTGGCGAACTACGCCAAGTCGCAGTTCCCCAATGCCCAGAAGTTCCTGATGACGGGCTACAGCGCGGGCGGCACGGCCACCTCCGCGGGCTACTACTTCGTGCGCCGCATCATGAACCCGGCGCGGGGCTATCTGCTCAACGACTCCGGCCCCATCTTCCTGGCGCCCAACGCCGACTTCAAGTCGCGCGCGCTGCACACCAAGATTCGCGAGTCGTGGGACCTGGACTCGGTGTTCGGCCAGCTGCCCGCGTCGTTCGACCGCAACGACTTCGGCAGCATCAACCGGATGGTCGCGCAGGAGTTCCCCAACGACCAGCTCGCGTACACGGGCTACACGCGCGACTACAACTACTCGCGCTTCTCCTACGACCGCTTCCACTCGCCCAATGACCAGGAGAGCGTGCTGGGCTACTGGAAGGGCGACCAGGACAAGCTCGTCGCCGAGCTGAACAAGTACAACAACTACAGCTACTTCATCCCCCACCACCGCGCCATCAACTCCAGCCACTGCAGCACCATCATCACCTTCATCGGCTCGCACGCCTGCCAGCAAATGGAGAAGAAGCGGTACTGGTACGAGTACATGGAGTTCCCGTGGGGCCAGACGTACAAGTGCTACAGCGAGTTCGTGGGCATGGACGTGTTCCTGTCCCGCTGGGTCAACGGCAACCAGCGCGTGCGCATCTACGAGCCCGCGAACTGGTACAACAACGAGGACCCGGGCATGCAGATTGTCGCGCCGCTCATCAACGGCGCGCTGGGCGGGTAGTCCCCTTCCGTCACAGCTGCTGTTGAGCCCGCATGGGTGACTGGCGGCGGGGCGGGGAGGCCCTCACGTCCCGCCGCTGGCCCTCATGGGAGGAAGGCGCTAGAGGCATCAGGCGCCATGGACAACCTCACGCACGGGCTTCTGGGATTGGCGGTGGGCGCGCTGCGCCGACCCGACGTGGCGCCCGACGCACCGGAGCGCGCGTCGCCCACGGACCGCGCGGTGCTCCTGGCGAGCGTCCTGGCCGCCGAGCTGCCCGACCTGGACACGCTCCTGGCC
This window contains:
- a CDS encoding pectin acetylesterase-family hydrolase, yielding MKRVLVACTAVAALMVPSAARSEVVMSSIVDVLVDGGNNYPWQKVELPGTKCGNGSQFKFFVHKTNSPNVLMLLEGGGACWDYDTCSGRAGVLGAANPNGISDDYITQFTAKYVSPLVNGADPGLPGRSKTDLVTKGWNIVYVPYCTGDVHVGNNVKTYVDSTGQNPPLTWHHSGYTNTLAVANYAKSQFPNAQKFLMTGYSAGGTATSAGYYFVRRIMNPARGYLLNDSGPIFLAPNADFKSRALHTKIRESWDLDSVFGQLPASFDRNDFGSINRMVAQEFPNDQLAYTGYTRDYNYSRFSYDRFHSPNDQESVLGYWKGDQDKLVAELNKYNNYSYFIPHHRAINSSHCSTIITFIGSHACQQMEKKRYWYEYMEFPWGQTYKCYSEFVGMDVFLSRWVNGNQRVRIYEPANWYNNEDPGMQIVAPLINGALGG
- a CDS encoding pitrilysin family protein; amino-acid sequence: MPSRGQVVMRDVAFPLRDFRMPSGLRVVVEQDARAPMVAMVAVVGTGGTGDPVGKEGLAHVVEHLVFRSRHAGSASVWTRMEDTGAGYVNAFTGLDHTVYQTVGPKESLSALVKMEGQRLSSPLAGVTPEVFAAEREAVRGNRCQRNEMGLVGRVFSWLNAASFPPDHPYARPVVGTHESLTAMSLVDAQRFARHHYRPDNITLVIAGDVDLAAVEGVLLDNLPPEWVGTGAPLALEPRMPNLPEPSPGPASKKLVEHEAAVASPELFLTWVLPRSFDEASAIHDFVQVNLDRSLSGAMFEDTDIAGATTLVVPGTRASMLVVRVALTQGNHPEKSAQKVLDRIFETWAQVIHPGDVLGREFDFQAMRRNVVTGMVLEAEGLLARTTRRAELTHFMMDVRGYTRSQKALMTIDGGKVTDFAYKWLQRERARVILVRPGSNDGAAVAAPVALADEVLTEKPSGRVTPSMLAATSSPVRVLKLDNGMEVLLVPRPGLPVVRVGAVLGGGATFGVKPGVSEMVRFGAFRQSWFAGHGNHWGLHVSSGMRKDHQRFEVAGTSGNVGNMLALLAEQLSTTGTVERVVMYLQEQVVPWRKVLDQHPEMRAERELMRALYGSHVYGYVPTGEQMEKVTQGDMEDWIDEVYRPANTVVVISGEFDPQTVEPLVREYLGGWKDGPVAALTPPPAPPLPALSSRATTVSVSRPGASQGHLQVACRLPTATPELEARYALMAELLSTRTFDQVRSKQGASYGFSARSWLGRGGAAHLIVEGMVDSQRLAETTRGIQTAFTTLAQKLEPAEVERARARLLARQAVSLISSEAWVEELLEARVRGFPPESLAQRPAYLQAVTAEALKEEFSGCMKRWVVGVVADESQTRATFQALSAP
- a CDS encoding ATP-binding domain-containing protein, with amino-acid sequence MTRPPEALSEAALAVIAEEEALLTRVQTTLEAARHKAGRDQENRGLVAQLQVLRDDAASAAVADLPHLFFQMDQTRALLDRQETSQLPDSQAPYFAHLRLQGEAGPRDYLLGRATFADLSAGVRVIDWRYAPIARVFYSYEEGDAYEEQFGERLAEGTVEVRRLVVIERGVLTRIISGALVLERDARGTWHEVGREQSALQAGGAGSAARPGKLGTGKGARRMEDAFGVTALLDAEQYEAVSVDPTQPLLVLGSAGSGKTTVALHRLAKIAFDNLEQFPQSRMKLIVPEPGLARLSRRLLAPLGLGRVSVETLDGWLLSTARAAFDLPGIKLSPETPPLVSRFKRHPALRRALLGRIGAPKTPQGTTLERVHRRLADAYLDRSFLEAVVKDARGELPSTAIDETLQHTRLQRSTPLDKELKDITDPERLITVDGKGIEDDTPYALAGTVDLEDLPILMFLKAQHGSLGLERLAHVVLDEAEDFSLFELFVVRRLLGKGRSCTLAGDEMQQTEAGFAGWPEALDELGIRDAATCRLQVSYRCPAPVVELARRVLGTQAPAESAQALRAGAPVGFHHFPVEAQAQLFVGEALRDLVAREPHASVGVIASSPESADAVYRVVADQSWARRVKDGEFSFEPGVDVTDVGSVKGLEFDYVILPDVTARAWPVDDESRRRLHVAITRTSHQLWVVSSGVRSRLISPEAGEAAPR
- a CDS encoding ATP-binding protein; the protein is MTSTPGVSNVAASNVDVEGLDTVLWDQLPESVAICTAQGVCHYVNPAMERVFGSLGTELVGGVLWELYPDVLRQELQERFQRVAATGEPEEFEWHFMARERWFVLRLFRGHGRVYVFASENTAEKKQEAILRGLYDETRRAQRHAAFLAQASEVLASSLEHDEILQRLTFLAVPPLADGCIVDVPMPDGRVRRVAITHVRTELVERARAYHERYPIRLDATHGVGKVLRTGTTEFVPELRQDAAGGQARMEEVRRQAMMELGVTAYIIVPLMSRGRVLGALSLVNTEGGRRYTHADVRLAEDLARRAATSLDNGRLYTEAQEAVRARDSFLSVASHELNTPLTSLTLNVQALRRQLEATADKAPESVSNKVVAVQRQLSRLSSLVRELLDVSRITAGKLRLEREDMDLAALTRELLPRYAEELSRAGCALRLEASETATGHWDKLRVEQVFQNLLSNAIKYGRGHPIDVRVGADSERAWLSVADGGMGIAQEAQPRLFQRFERLASERHYGGLGLGLWIVRQIVDAMDGRIHVRSAPGQGSTFTVELPRLPPAR
- a CDS encoding HAMP domain-containing sensor histidine kinase: MVVETSRRGTPGAGDHEGGAPDASHRAAGELEQRVAERTAALEAALRVRDEFLSVASHELRTPLTSLRLYVDGLVRSAELGAVAPSDVPKRLARVQDQCRRLDRLIATLLDVSLLSTQRPVLDLEEVDLGLLVRSTAERMEDDIRRAGCDLCLRAPPGIVGAWDRTRVEQVFTNLLTNALRHAAGTPVEVALTCEDSHALLRVQDQGPGISEQDQERLFQRFSRLDSKRPGFGLGLWISRQLVELHGGTLSVMSAPGQGASFLVRLPLPAAPAQGP
- a CDS encoding fused MFS/spermidine synthase, producing MVRFIPWLALLVSAFLSCGASGPRKSLYEKQSPYTLIAVTEDSRGRRYLQFDTSGALQSVVWPGQPLRLELPYTRMSMVGLSFVPKPHRILVVGLGGGAMPMFLRAVLPRAHIDVVDIDPDVVSVAQRYFGFREDSRLKAHVADGRAFIEAERPAYDLVFLDAYGPDSIPEHLGTVEFLTSVRARLTEKGAVVGNVWEDPPNPLFSSMLRTWREGFQQLYTFAVPGSGNRIFVGVAYPELQSREVLESRAQALETRRRVPFDLSAMVAEGYDIVSASEDLTGAVLKDPPARTPRPPEPAPRPVAPVP